A genome region from Paradevosia shaoguanensis includes the following:
- a CDS encoding ABC transporter substrate-binding protein, whose translation MTRITQLKAAAFAAGIMLPLMAGTALSQDAVNLRMTLWTANEAHLKLFNEIADAYKANHPNVTVTFDSLPFDGYTTTLTTQIAGGNAPDLAWILETTAGDFVNSGALSPLKATFEGTEGYNLADVTQSSLALWSADGEIYAYPFSTSPFGMFVNNDVIKAAGQKTPAEMIAAGEWNWQNAMAVNAAVAASGKQGLIVRDFDYKVWDNLASIWNGWGASPWSADGKTCTMTEQPMVDAMTFIHDAIFKQKAIPGPGVSADFFAGDAAMTITQISRASLLPKENPFSWDLVPLPAGPAGEYAVIGQAGIGVFANSKNPQAAADFLAFFTNPENSAKLAQFFPPARASLLNAEVLGAANPLLTPEQIEAVVVKGISTGVVKPGHAGFAEIQQTARAALDALWVADADVPAVLKSVCDRIQPLLAQ comes from the coding sequence ATGACCAGAATTACCCAACTGAAGGCAGCCGCCTTCGCGGCGGGCATCATGCTGCCGCTCATGGCGGGCACGGCGCTGTCGCAGGACGCCGTCAACCTGCGCATGACGCTGTGGACCGCCAACGAGGCGCATCTCAAGCTCTTCAACGAGATTGCGGACGCCTACAAGGCCAACCATCCGAACGTGACGGTGACCTTCGACTCCCTGCCCTTCGATGGCTACACCACCACGCTCACCACCCAGATCGCCGGCGGCAACGCTCCCGATCTCGCCTGGATCCTCGAAACGACGGCCGGTGACTTCGTGAACTCGGGCGCGCTCTCTCCGCTCAAGGCCACGTTCGAAGGCACCGAAGGCTACAACCTCGCCGACGTGACGCAGAGCTCGCTAGCCCTCTGGAGCGCGGATGGCGAGATCTATGCCTATCCGTTCTCGACCTCGCCCTTCGGCATGTTCGTCAACAACGACGTCATCAAGGCCGCCGGCCAGAAGACGCCGGCCGAGATGATCGCCGCCGGCGAGTGGAACTGGCAGAACGCCATGGCCGTCAACGCCGCGGTCGCCGCCTCGGGCAAGCAGGGCCTCATCGTCCGCGACTTCGACTACAAGGTCTGGGACAACCTGGCCTCCATCTGGAACGGCTGGGGCGCTTCGCCCTGGAGCGCGGACGGCAAGACCTGCACGATGACCGAGCAGCCGATGGTCGATGCGATGACCTTCATCCACGACGCCATCTTCAAGCAGAAGGCCATTCCCGGCCCGGGCGTCAGCGCCGACTTCTTCGCTGGCGACGCCGCCATGACCATCACCCAGATCAGCCGCGCCTCGCTGCTGCCCAAGGAGAACCCGTTCTCGTGGGATCTGGTGCCCCTCCCCGCCGGCCCGGCCGGTGAATATGCGGTGATCGGCCAGGCCGGCATCGGCGTCTTCGCCAACAGCAAGAACCCGCAGGCCGCCGCCGATTTCCTCGCCTTCTTCACCAACCCCGAGAACAGCGCCAAGCTCGCCCAGTTCTTCCCGCCGGCACGCGCCTCGCTGCTGAACGCGGAAGTGCTCGGCGCCGCCAACCCGCTGCTCACGCCCGAGCAGATCGAGGCTGTCGTGGTCAAGGGCATCTCCACCGGCGTCGTGAAGCCGGGCCATGCCGGCTTTGCCGAAATCCAGCAGACGGCCCGTGCCGCGCTCGACGCCCTCTGGGTGGCCGACGCCGACGTTCCGGCAGTGCTGAAGTCGGTCTGCGACCGTATCCAGCCGCTGCTCGCCCAGTAA
- a CDS encoding carbohydrate ABC transporter permease, whose product MAVATQQPPDRARKRPFWTIERRDGLAGYLFIAPQLIGIIVFVLIPLGLVFWYSLHEWNVLAGTFKFQGDANYRKLLADPAIPEVLGATAIFSVGLVILNMSLALLLAVLVNQKLKGIVVFRTLYFSPVVVSLVAWTIVWSFLLQANGGINGLLAMIGIEGPNWLRHPTTAMISVIVVQVFKNVGLNMVLFLAALQGVPKELYEAARVDGASRFKQFRRITLPLISPTIMLTSIITIVGSLQVFAQIAVLTQGGPGMSTTVLVYYLYQQAFQFHRFGYGATISILLFVIVAVLTFAQWQMRRRIVFYEN is encoded by the coding sequence ATGGCCGTCGCCACGCAACAGCCACCGGATCGGGCGCGCAAGCGCCCCTTCTGGACCATCGAGCGCCGCGACGGCCTCGCCGGTTACCTTTTCATCGCGCCCCAGCTCATCGGGATCATCGTCTTCGTCCTGATCCCGCTGGGCCTCGTCTTCTGGTATTCGCTCCACGAATGGAACGTGCTCGCGGGCACCTTCAAGTTCCAGGGCGATGCCAATTACCGCAAGCTTCTCGCCGACCCCGCGATCCCCGAAGTGCTCGGCGCGACCGCGATCTTCTCGGTGGGCCTCGTCATCCTTAACATGAGCCTGGCGCTGCTGCTGGCCGTGCTGGTGAACCAGAAGCTCAAGGGCATCGTGGTCTTCCGCACGCTCTACTTCTCGCCCGTCGTGGTTTCGCTCGTGGCCTGGACCATCGTCTGGAGCTTCCTGCTGCAAGCCAATGGTGGCATCAACGGGTTGCTCGCCATGATCGGGATCGAAGGCCCCAACTGGCTGCGCCACCCCACCACCGCGATGATCTCGGTCATCGTGGTGCAGGTGTTCAAGAACGTGGGCCTCAACATGGTGCTGTTCCTTGCGGCCCTCCAGGGCGTGCCCAAGGAGCTCTACGAGGCCGCCCGCGTCGATGGCGCCTCGCGCTTCAAGCAGTTCCGCCGCATCACGCTGCCGCTCATCAGCCCGACGATCATGCTGACCTCGATCATCACCATCGTCGGCTCGCTTCAGGTCTTCGCCCAGATCGCGGTGCTGACGCAGGGCGGGCCCGGCATGTCGACGACGGTGCTCGTCTATTACCTCTACCAGCAGGCCTTCCAGTTCCACCGCTTCGGCTACGGCGCCACCATCTCGATCCTGCTGTTCGTGATCGTCGCCGTTCTCACCTTCGCCCAGTGGCAGATGCGCCGGAGGATCGTGTTCTATGAAAACTGA
- a CDS encoding ABC transporter ATP-binding protein, giving the protein MAPVTLRNVKKSYGNAHVIHGVDLDIAEGEFVVLVGPSGCGKSTLLRMIAGLEPITSGEIEIGDRVVNDLEPKDRDIAMVFQNYALYPHMTVEKNMGFSLEHRGASKAEIAERVNWAADILGLKALLQRRPGQLSGGQRQRVAMGRAIVRNPQVFLFDEPLSNLDAKLRVVMRGEIKGLHQRLKTTTVYVTHDQVEAMTMADKIVVMNAGKVEQTGAPLELFDRPANLFVAGFIGSPAMNFIPGRIEGGAFRDQAGNELAVPTGAAVSEGQQAIFGVRPEHFDIVETGGLAAVVTLVEPMGSDTQITAKVGEMEIIALFHERVRANPGDAVRLMPRVGETHLFDAGSGARLG; this is encoded by the coding sequence ATGGCCCCCGTTACCCTTCGCAACGTCAAGAAGAGCTACGGCAATGCCCATGTCATCCATGGGGTGGACCTCGACATCGCCGAGGGCGAGTTCGTGGTGCTGGTAGGTCCGTCCGGCTGCGGCAAGTCTACGCTCCTGCGCATGATCGCGGGGCTGGAGCCCATTACATCGGGCGAGATCGAGATCGGTGACCGGGTGGTCAACGACCTTGAGCCCAAGGATCGGGACATCGCCATGGTGTTCCAGAACTATGCGCTTTACCCGCACATGACGGTCGAAAAGAACATGGGGTTTTCGCTGGAGCATCGCGGCGCCAGCAAGGCCGAGATCGCCGAGCGCGTGAACTGGGCGGCGGATATCCTGGGGCTCAAGGCCCTGCTGCAGCGCCGGCCGGGGCAGCTTTCGGGCGGGCAGCGGCAGCGCGTGGCCATGGGCCGCGCCATCGTGCGCAATCCGCAGGTATTCCTGTTCGATGAGCCGCTCTCCAACCTCGACGCCAAGCTGCGCGTGGTGATGCGCGGCGAGATCAAGGGGCTGCATCAGCGGCTCAAGACCACGACGGTCTATGTGACGCACGATCAGGTCGAGGCCATGACCATGGCCGACAAGATCGTGGTGATGAATGCCGGCAAGGTCGAGCAGACCGGTGCGCCGCTGGAGCTGTTCGACCGGCCAGCGAACCTCTTCGTCGCGGGCTTTATCGGCTCGCCGGCGATGAACTTCATTCCGGGGCGGATCGAGGGCGGCGCGTTCCGCGATCAGGCGGGGAACGAGCTGGCAGTGCCGACGGGCGCGGCGGTCAGTGAGGGACAGCAGGCGATCTTCGGCGTGCGGCCGGAGCATTTCGATATCGTCGAAACGGGCGGGCTGGCGGCGGTGGTGACGCTGGTGGAGCCGATGGGGTCGGATACGCAGATCACGGCCAAGGTCGGCGAGATGGAGATCATCGCCCTGTTCCATGAGCGGGTTCGGGCCAATCCGGGCGATGCCGTGAGGCTGATGCCGCGAGTTGGGGAGACGCATTTGTTTGATGCCGGCAGCGGGGCGAGGTTGGGGTAA
- a CDS encoding carbohydrate ABC transporter permease yields MKTEFSPRAKVAIYGLLCVLAIPFVFPTWWMVTSSVKPIDQIFAFPPDLIPRSYDFSTYAQVFKLQPFAQQYWNSAYIAAIVTIGTMAVSSMAGYAFARIKFPGANFIFMVVLLGLLIPSEVTIVPLFQMFLKWGMVNTHWPLILVPIFGAPSVFATFVMRQFFISLPGELEEAARVDGLGRFKIFWTIALPLARPALAAVAIFTFLHSWNLYLEPIVFLTSPERFTLPQALTQYVDVYQGPMWNIQLAAATLTAIPVLIVFIFAQRQFIEGLAHTGLKG; encoded by the coding sequence ATGAAAACTGAGTTCTCCCCCCGCGCCAAGGTCGCGATCTACGGGCTGCTCTGCGTGCTCGCCATCCCCTTCGTCTTCCCGACCTGGTGGATGGTGACTTCGTCGGTCAAGCCCATCGACCAGATCTTCGCCTTCCCGCCGGACCTCATCCCGCGCTCCTACGATTTTTCCACCTATGCGCAGGTGTTCAAGCTGCAGCCCTTCGCGCAGCAATACTGGAACTCGGCCTATATCGCGGCCATCGTCACCATCGGCACGATGGCGGTGTCCTCGATGGCCGGCTACGCCTTCGCGCGGATCAAGTTCCCCGGCGCCAATTTCATCTTCATGGTGGTGCTGCTGGGGCTGCTGATCCCGTCGGAAGTCACCATCGTGCCGCTGTTCCAGATGTTCCTCAAATGGGGGATGGTGAACACGCACTGGCCGCTGATCCTCGTGCCGATCTTCGGCGCGCCCAGCGTCTTCGCTACCTTCGTCATGCGCCAGTTCTTCATCTCGCTGCCCGGCGAGCTGGAGGAAGCCGCGCGCGTCGATGGACTGGGGCGATTCAAGATCTTCTGGACCATCGCCCTGCCCCTCGCCCGTCCGGCGCTGGCAGCAGTGGCGATCTTCACCTTCCTCCACTCCTGGAACCTCTATCTCGAGCCCATCGTGTTCCTGACGAGCCCCGAGCGCTTCACGCTCCCGCAGGCGCTGACGCAGTATGTCGACGTCTATCAGGGCCCGATGTGGAACATCCAGTTGGCGGCCGCGACGCTTACAGCGATCCCCGTCCTCATCGTCTTCATCTTCGCGCAGCGCCAGTTCATCGAAGGCCTCGCGCATACCGGTCTCAAAGGTTAG
- a CDS encoding FAD-dependent oxidoreductase, translated as MKEYSADILVVGGGLGGVAAALAALRNGRSVIMTEEFDWIGGQLTSQAVPPDEHSWVEQFGVTRSYRALRNGIRQYYRDHYPLTERSRGWVDLNPGAGHVSRLCHEPRVALAVMEAMLLPYRGGGRLTVLQPYKPVGADVDGDVVRSVTLKHRDTGDKVVASAPYIIDATELGDLLPMTGTEYVKGFESQAETGEPSAPSEAQPDNQQAVSICFAVDHVDGNHVIDKPDNYDFWRAYQPHFWGGPLLGWNSPHPRTLEIVTRSFTPNPDDDPLLVDADQRRNPGDGNLWTFRRIAARRNFMPGAYESDICLVNWPMIDYFEAPIVDISEDEYAKRLKAAADLSYSVFYWLQTEAPRTDGGFGFQGLRLRGDMTGTEHGLAMAPYIRESRRIRAVTTVVEQDLSLAVRGERGAVNYRDSIGVGMYRIDLHPSTGGDNYIDVGSCPFEIPLGALLPQRVKNLLPAGKNIGTTHITNGCYRLHPVEWNIGEVAGLLAAHCLENRLTPHAVQADDALLGDFQTRLYGEGIETRWPDVRGY; from the coding sequence GTGAAAGAATACTCGGCAGATATCCTGGTGGTCGGCGGCGGCCTTGGCGGCGTGGCGGCAGCATTGGCGGCCCTGCGCAACGGCCGCTCGGTCATCATGACGGAAGAATTCGACTGGATCGGCGGCCAGCTCACCAGCCAGGCCGTGCCGCCCGACGAGCATTCGTGGGTCGAGCAGTTCGGCGTCACCCGCTCCTATCGCGCGCTGCGCAACGGTATCCGTCAGTATTATCGCGACCATTACCCGCTGACCGAGCGTTCGCGCGGCTGGGTGGACCTCAACCCCGGCGCCGGGCACGTATCGCGCCTCTGCCATGAGCCGCGCGTGGCGCTGGCGGTGATGGAGGCGATGCTCCTGCCCTATCGCGGCGGCGGACGGCTGACGGTGCTGCAGCCCTATAAGCCCGTCGGCGCGGACGTCGATGGCGACGTCGTGCGGTCGGTGACGCTCAAGCATCGCGATACGGGCGACAAGGTGGTGGCGAGCGCGCCCTATATCATCGACGCGACCGAGCTCGGCGACCTGCTGCCGATGACGGGCACGGAATATGTGAAGGGGTTCGAATCTCAGGCCGAGACAGGCGAGCCCAGCGCCCCGAGCGAGGCGCAGCCGGACAACCAGCAGGCGGTTTCGATCTGCTTTGCCGTCGACCACGTCGATGGCAACCACGTGATCGACAAGCCGGACAATTACGATTTCTGGCGAGCCTATCAGCCGCATTTCTGGGGCGGGCCGCTGCTCGGCTGGAACTCACCGCATCCGCGCACGCTCGAGATCGTGACCCGCTCGTTCACGCCGAACCCGGATGACGATCCGCTGCTGGTCGATGCCGATCAGCGCCGCAATCCGGGCGACGGGAACCTGTGGACGTTCCGGCGCATCGCGGCGCGGCGCAACTTCATGCCGGGCGCCTACGAGTCCGATATCTGCCTCGTGAACTGGCCGATGATCGACTATTTCGAGGCACCGATCGTCGATATTTCGGAGGACGAGTACGCCAAGCGGCTCAAGGCAGCCGCGGACCTGTCCTATTCCGTCTTCTACTGGCTGCAGACCGAGGCGCCGCGCACCGATGGCGGGTTCGGCTTCCAGGGGCTGCGCCTGCGCGGCGACATGACGGGCACCGAGCATGGCCTCGCCATGGCGCCCTATATCCGCGAGAGCCGCCGCATCCGTGCGGTGACGACCGTGGTGGAGCAGGACCTTTCGCTCGCCGTGCGCGGGGAGAGGGGCGCGGTCAACTATCGCGACTCCATCGGCGTGGGCATGTACCGCATCGACCTGCATCCTTCGACGGGTGGGGACAATTATATCGATGTGGGCTCGTGCCCGTTCGAGATCCCGCTCGGCGCGCTGCTGCCGCAGCGCGTGAAGAACCTGCTGCCGGCGGGCAAGAATATCGGCACCACCCACATCACCAACGGCTGCTACCGACTGCATCCGGTGGAGTGGAATATCGGCGAAGTTGCGGGCCTGCTGGCTGCGCACTGCCTTGAAAACCGGCTGACGCCGCATGCCGTGCAGGCAGACGACGCGCTGCTCGGCGACTTCCAGACCCGGCTCTATGGCGAGGGCATCGAGACCCGCTGGCCGGATGTCCGGGGCTATTAA
- a CDS encoding exopolysaccharide biosynthesis protein: MSNASSASADLPPDSPLAGIVADVLARLHEVADQPDAKITCNSLIELLGGKSHALAILVFSLLNLLPGPPGYSVVIGLAIMAFSVMMMADRPIRLWSFVGDRRLPLGLMLKLLEFLARFTRVISRFSKARFTWMASRGFLPFVAVFAFLLGGAMLFPIPFTNTLPSLGLAIICVGILNKDGVAMMLGTVIALIGVVLLYVCLWLIFVVGLAVGEAVVDEVDDLLH; the protein is encoded by the coding sequence ATGAGCAACGCCTCGTCAGCCTCCGCCGATCTCCCGCCGGATTCTCCGCTTGCCGGCATCGTCGCCGACGTCCTCGCGCGGCTCCACGAAGTCGCCGACCAGCCCGATGCGAAGATCACCTGCAACAGCCTGATCGAGCTCCTCGGCGGCAAATCGCACGCCTTGGCGATCCTCGTCTTTTCGCTGCTCAATCTGCTGCCTGGTCCGCCCGGCTATAGCGTGGTTATCGGCCTCGCCATCATGGCCTTCTCGGTGATGATGATGGCCGATCGCCCGATCCGGCTCTGGTCCTTCGTCGGCGACCGGCGCCTGCCGCTTGGCCTCATGCTCAAGCTGCTCGAATTCCTTGCGCGCTTCACGCGGGTCATCTCGCGTTTTTCCAAGGCCCGCTTCACCTGGATGGCCTCGCGCGGCTTCCTGCCCTTCGTGGCGGTGTTCGCGTTCCTGCTGGGCGGGGCAATGCTCTTCCCCATCCCCTTCACCAATACGCTGCCGTCACTGGGCCTCGCCATCATCTGCGTGGGCATCCTCAACAAGGATGGGGTCGCAATGATGCTCGGCACAGTCATCGCCCTCATCGGCGTGGTGCTGCTTTATGTCTGTCTGTGGCTTATCTTCGTGGTGGGGCTGGCAGTCGGCGAAGCCGTGGTCGACGAGGTCGACGACCTGCTCCACTGA